The following DNA comes from Nicotiana sylvestris chromosome 10, ASM39365v2, whole genome shotgun sequence.
TTGAGCcgggggtctatcggaaacaacctctctactctatcggggtagggataaggtctgcgtacacacgaCCCTCTCCAAACTCCTCATCTctgagattttactgggttgttttTGTTGTAAGTTTTTAACAAGCTTTGACATTTCTATAAGTATAAGAGTATGTcataaaaaacaaataaattttttaaattaatcTCTTTATAAGTGATGCATTATTTTCttaaatcaaattaaaaaggaaaaatatgcCAGGTAAAATGAAATAAAGACATGGTATTACATTACATCAACTAATAGTTCGTACTTCAAAATGTTCACATATACGTGTTTCACACGTGGACCAAACCTTTGTTTCCTCAAACCAAATTAGAAACGAATAAGAAGACTCATTCTTCTACTATATCCAATCTCTGCAACGTGGGCTAAAACCCCAGAAGTATTTTTTTAATCCGTAAATATCTATTTATTGACACAGTCAAGCAGGCCCCACAACAAATAAAACATTTTCCATTTCGTTTCACCTGCTCACTCACTTCCGTGTGCGTGTCCATGTATCCACGTGATCCTTCTTCTCTCTTCATAATCCAAATCTATATATACGCTTTACAGATTTAACGTACACCCTAAAACCTCAGCAACAAGCAGGCAACAACAGTACTTAGCACATATAACTACAAGAAACTCAGCAATTTGGAGCCTTGTTCAACGATGAATAATTCAAGTTCATGCTCTTCAGTTAGAGTGGCAGTTTCCGATGAAGAAGATATCAATATATTAGCGTTAAGGAAACCGAAGAAGCGTGCGGGGAGGAAGAAGTTCAAGGAAACTCGGCACCCAGTGTACAGGGGAGTGAGAAGGAGGAACAACGACAAGTGGGTTTGCGAACTGCGTGAGCCCAGCACACAGAAGCGAATATGGTTGGGAAGTTACCCAACTGCAGAAATGGCTGCGCGCGCTCATGACGTAGCTGCATTGGCGCTTAGAGGGCCGCTGGCCACTCTGAATTTCGCGGACTCTGCTTGGCGGTTGCCAGTGCCGGTATCAAAGGATCCCAAGGACTTGCGCCATGCAGCTGCGAAAGCAGCAGAGCCGTTCTGGTCAGGAGAGGAAACTGATGTTAATTCTAGAGTGGCAGCTAATACTGGCAATGGTAGTGAGGAAATGAAGGCGGCAGCAGAAGAAGATAATGCAGTGTATAATTGCATGCAGAATATTGTGACTGCAGAAAATGTTCTGTACAGCAACTACTCATGTAGTGAAGTGGGAATGGTAGGGACGCAAGAATGGCAGGCAAACATGGAAGAAAGGAGTTTGTTTTCACCAAATCCTTGTTTATTAGGTAGTTGTTTCAGCTGGGATGATGATGTGGAAAGTGATGTTGAGGTGTCATTGTGGAGTTACTCTGTTTGATAGCTCGTATGTAGTTGGAGTATATCCATTTTTGTAATAAGAAGGTAGAACACATTCTATTGTAATCCACGTGGATTATTTTCTCCCATTTTCTCAAGAGCCTGTTTAACCAAGCTATCAAAAACGatttaattattttgaaaagtatGTTTAgtcaaaaagtattttttttaaaaatattagtaTGTGTTTGGCCCATTTATTTGAGTAATGCTTTTTGTAAGCACATTGTATTTCgccaatttttttcaaaaaacaatttTAAGTATCCATTTTGTGATCTTAATATGAGTCTATGTTTGAAAGTGAGGATTTGAATCTTGTCAAATCTATAGCAACCCACAGCTTGACTAGGCATACCTCCAGGATCAAAATCATCGTGTCATGTTCCTCAAATTTCCATTTTGCTAATACGTCCGTTGCATATTACTCGATTCCCTTCCGGAGACAATGTGAAATTCTAAAGCTTGGTCGGTGGTCGTTTTAGTATACCGACCAAGGTTGGTCTCTAATTATCGATCAAGGTTGGTCgcaaaggtaaaaggaccaacTATGCAATTTAAAGCacataccgaccaaagttggtcggtgtATTTACATTacgttattttattaattattaaaatttaaaaattagtgaccaaagttggtcggtaaaataaa
Coding sequences within:
- the LOC104226669 gene encoding dehydration-responsive element-binding protein 1F-like → MNNSSSCSSVRVAVSDEEDINILALRKPKKRAGRKKFKETRHPVYRGVRRRNNDKWVCELREPSTQKRIWLGSYPTAEMAARAHDVAALALRGPLATLNFADSAWRLPVPVSKDPKDLRHAAAKAAEPFWSGEETDVNSRVAANTGNGSEEMKAAAEEDNAVYNCMQNIVTAENVLYSNYSCSEVGMVGTQEWQANMEERSLFSPNPCLLGSCFSWDDDVESDVEVSLWSYSV